One region of Melitaea cinxia chromosome 29, ilMelCinx1.1, whole genome shotgun sequence genomic DNA includes:
- the LOC123667752 gene encoding MFS-type transporter clz9-like, translated as MTVRAYNISKSYLADIVKKVKEPLSTYTHDPNIGNRRIFSQEQEAQLTDYLKRSSKMCYGLTTTQVKELAYQFAAANHVAPEKWIEQQKATKDWFRGFMKRNPSLSLRKPENSSLSRATSFNQENVGKFYENLANVLNKKKIEPHMIWNLDETGCLTVTNPPKVIATRGCKQVGQVTSTERGQLVTMLGFINASGGTVPPVFVFPRVHFKEFMLQGCPKGALGLANPSGWITEESFYRSMIHFIKYVKPSEENLCLLLCDNHSSHITIDIVTLARDNHITILTFPPHCSHRLQPLDVSVYGPFKARYREAMNAWMISQPGKTVPIYEVAQFANTAYVAAFSMENVIAGFQKTGIHPFNKNTFTEDDFLTSFVTDRPMPELRDAEVTTDDAHGLGAKIPSTVDAPPTSADILSTSPS; from the exons ATGACGGTACGAG catataatatatcaaaatcataTTTAGCAGATATCGTTAAGAAAGTTAAAGAGCCTTTAAGTACGTATACTCATGATCCCAATATTGGCAATAGACGAATTTTTAGCCAAGAACAAGAGGCCCAACTTacagattatttaaaaagatcGTCGAAGATGTGTTACGGACTCACAACAACCCAGGTTAAAGAGCTCGCTTACCAATTTGCAGCTGCGAATCATGTCGCACCTGAAAAGTGGATTGAGCAACAAAAGGCTACAAAGGATTGGTTTCGAGGGTTCATGAAAAGAAATCCATCATTATCGTTACGCAAACCAGAAAATTCGTCTTTATCCAGGGCTACATCTTTTAACCAAGAAAATGTTGGTAAGTTTTACGAAAATCTAGCAaacgtattaaataaaaagaaaattgaacCCCATATGATATGGAACCTTGACGAAACTGGATGTTTAACAGTGACTAACCCGCCAAAAGTAATTGCAACTAGAGGGTGTAAACAAGTTGGACAGGTGACATCGACAGAGAGAGGACAGTTAGTCACTATGCTTGGATTCATTAATGCTTCTGGTGGCACTGTTCCTCCTGTGTTCGTGTTTCCTAGAGTCCATTTCAAGGAATTCATGCTACAAGGTTGTCCAAAAGGAGCATTAGGTTTAGCCAATCCAAGTGGTTGGATAACTGAAGAGAGTTTCTACAGGAGCATGATACACTTCATCAAGTATGTGAAGCCGTCTGAGGAGAACCTTTGTTTATTACTATGTGACAATCATTCTAGCCACATAACAATTGACATTGTCACGTTGGCTAGAGACAATCACATAACAATTTTGACGTTTCCACCTCACTGTAGCCATCGCCTTCAGCCGCTGGATGTTTCGGTATATGGTCCTTTCAAAGCCCGATACAGGGAGGCCATGAATGCATGGATGATATCTCAACCCGGAAAAACGGTACCTATATACGAAGTGGCTCAATTTGCCAACACCGCGTATGTCGCCGCATTTTCTATGGAAAATGTTATTGCGGGGTTTCAGAAAACTGGGATACACCCATTTAACAAAAACACATTCACTGAGGATGATTTTTTGACATCATTTGTCACTGATAGACCTATGCCTGAGCTTCGAGATGCTGAAGTAACAACTGATGACGCCCATGGACTTGGTGCTAAAATTCCATCAACTGTCGATGCTCCTCCAACATCTGCTGATATCCTGTCTACCTCACCTTCATAA
- the LOC123667824 gene encoding protein KTI12 homolog translates to MPLIILCGTPVSGKTTRANQLKEFFEKTHNKHVDIVSEEETIIKLGYEKNSTYLDFQKEKRVRGYLKSEVIRLINKDNVVILDGSNYIKGYRYELYCASKASKSTQCTVYTIRNHNDAWKDNVLRINKNENNQDSSDDNINGSNCEPYTEEVFNALTKLRFEEPNQNNRWDSPLFTVQPDNELDLEAVYKVLFEKKPPPPNMSTQNPPLSSTNFLYEIDKVTQAISKHILDSKQLNLDTVKFPDYPGCELEVGFMNTVNPQKLLRLRRQFLTYAKMNHSNEDANKIGRYFIQYLNKTLTD, encoded by the exons atgcctTTAATTATACTATGTGGTACACCTGTTAGTGGAAAAACGACTCGGGCGAATcaattaaaagaatttttcgaGAAAACGCACAATAAGCATGTCGACATCGTTTCAGAAGAAGAAACAATTATAAAGCTAGGTTATGAGAAAAATTCTACCTATCTCGATTTTCAGAAAGAAAAGAGAGTTAGAGGGTATTTGAAATCTGAAGTAATACGGCTAATTAATAAGGATAACGTAGTTATATTGGACGGAAGCAATTATATCAAag GATACCGCTATGAATTATACTGTGCATCAAAAGCTTCCAAATCAACACAATGTACTGTTTACACAATAAGAAATCACAATGATGCTTGGAAGGACAATGtattacgaataaataaaaacgaaaataatcAAGACAGTAGTGATGATAATATTAACGGTAGTAATTGTGAACCATATACAGAAGAAGTTTTTAATGCTCTCACAAAATTAAG ATTTGAAGAACCTAACCAGAATAACCGATGGGATAGTCCACTATTTACCGTGCAACCAGATAATGAATTAGATTTAGAAGCAGTTTACAAAGTTCTGTTTGAAAAGAAACCGCCTCCGCCCAACATGAGTACACAAAAT CCTCCCCTCAGTTCAACAAACTTTCTATATGAAATAGACAAAGTAACTCAAGCCATTTCAAAACACATTCTCGACTCGAAACAGTTAAATCTAGACACAGTGAAGTTTCCAGACTACCCAGGGTGTGAACTTGAAGTGGGTTTCATGAACACAGTCAACCCACAGAAATTATTAAGACTACGAAGGCAGTTCTTGACTTACGCTAAAATGAATCATTCAAACGAGGATGCTAACAAAATTGGaagatattttatacaatatttaaataaaacattaacagattga
- the LOC123667823 gene encoding carnosine N-methyltransferase, which yields MSSIAAAEEIDEAKERAHFRAVVNAFKYYKLCSLDRIHKSEKIISMLQPNHQRRLEKYKSYLTKFKKCLDANNIIVHLIIKDVDTMFENVDHSIDANTNGTENFGCNYNNCEVPSQKQHKMQHDVEKVQSVLKNIVRDWSDAGAAEREQCYKPILEELEARYPTKLSDRAYIKVLVPGAGLGRLAWEIAARGYSCQGNEFSLFMLFASNFILNKCHEVNKHTVYPWVHQYVNHMTSEHQIQAATFPDVPPATKHSDFSIAAGDFLKVYTELDEWHCVATCFFIDCAPNVIEFIERIYAILRPGGYWINLGPLLYHYSDMQTEISIEPPYDILLDIIKDVGFEILKEETGVKTKYAQNPNSMMQHEYKSVFFVCMKPLL from the exons atgtcTTCCATTGCGGCAGCCGAGGAAATTGATGAAGCGAAAGAGCGCGCCCATTTTCGAGCAGTTGTGAAcgcttttaaatattataa attatgcAGTCTCGACAGGATACACAAATCGGAAAAGATAATCTCGATGCTCCAACCTAATCACCAACGTCGTCTTGAGAAGTACAAAAGCTACCtcaccaaatttaaaaaatgtttagacgCTAACAATATTATTGTTCATCTGATAATAAAAGATGTTGATACCATGTTCGAGAACGTAGATCACAGTATTGATGCAAACACAAATGGTACGGAAAATTTTGGATGTAATTACAATAACTGTGAAGTACCCTCGCAGAAGCAACATAAAATGCAGCATGACGTTGAAAAG GTTCAAAGCGTTTTGAAGAATATAGTAAGGGACTGGAGCGACGCCGGCGCAGCGGAGCGGGAACAGTGCTACAAACCTATATTAGAAGAACTAGAAGCACGATATCCAACTAAGCTTAG TGATAGGGCGTACATCAAAGTACTAGTCCCCGGCGCGGGGCTAGGTAGGCTGGCGTGGGAGATAGCGGCTAGGGGCTATTCGTGTCAGGGAAATGAATTCTCTCTATTCATGTTATTTGCGAGTAACTTCATACTGAATAAATGTCATGAG GTTAACAAACACACAGTATACCCCTGGGTACATCAGTATGTGAATCACATGACAAGCGAGCATCAAATCCAAGCGGCAACCTTCCCCGATGTACCGCCAGCGACTAAACATTCAGATTTTTCGATAGCGGCTGGTGATTTTCTTAAg GTATATACAGAGTTAGATGAATGGCACTGTGTGGCAACTTGCTTCTTCATAGACTGCGCTCCGAATGTGATCGAGTTTATAGAGAGGATATACGCTATCCTGCGTCCCGGCGGTTATTGGATTAATCTGGGACCTCTGCTTTATCACTACAG tGATATGCAAACAGAAATAAGTATTGAGCCACCGTATGACATTTTGTTAGATATTATTAAGGATGTTGGGTTTGAGATTTTG AAGGAAGAAACCGGTGTTAAAACGAAATACGCACAGAATCCAAACTCTATGATGCAACACGAGTACAAATCTGTTTTCTTTGTGTGCATGAAGCCATTGTTGTAA
- the LOC123667858 gene encoding probable serine/threonine-protein kinase DDB_G0278901 produces MMEGILSQRVTPLLKCMVLFLFIFTAKVLTSRPHDDSSHETRNSIYHQKPTHYVRTFTKYHHRRTIQWNNGQDAIYWPLTQDQPKIIEKRSVNILDSNELLDAVDEENLYQLTSASVKSNIVTGDEISRNVANDDQKGVTKQVKKYKIKPAIIVTDAPTVIVPTISCLYKIHSVAMSVTPSYDEDKNAQLVVENEIFDAGNLSETTLPNGDTVQVEQCTDPKAFCYTLWHQDNEGNITVMGQGCWRSSQTDGTNSCDKCTKVTARLPGSKFCCCTKSFCNADFTSLREETAVTIKAESTMESATHPNYSNIVASAIIALVAVLLMAIVFRKMYCKRMELDKDDLSNGVDIEKGDVMGTGPDALATGLLCVDNLTLIEHIGQGKFGSVWRGSLAGTPVAVKLYSSPSAWHKEASVYAIPHLAHPNILRYYGSDSRASLTGGGARSQLVVLELCCESLRRRLQRAPLSWLEFARLAHGLAAALAHLHSPAPRKPCVVHRDVNSGNVLVAPDGSARLADLGLAQPLMPRRDHTAPSRITEAGTLRYLSPEALEGALDLSGARAALCAVDVFALALVLWEMLWRCSGAHARVPPYAPPYHHHGLPPRPTLAQMQNLVSRNKARPPLPKGPVPDARALKIASDTCDECWDHDAEARLTAVCVEERMAELKLMLQAQGPVIHDNNLHPHPPAPVPSPIESDKNSNCMVRNGDVTTPLLYPDPHIGRNTCIERNTNTNTETHTVELIHKSLKDITVQEQRQTNVEENCLSVARGSHIRVQTRENSDRLNEIRSYQRPLEYVPNDVSSHDIDRGPKETNLLQNHKEKQKWGIRKFFEKKLSKPKETEVKLDSSNAVQNAKVRTSVIDKPSNITFDRPSNLVLSNDRTFNFEGPCTLSPPNKTLSPTMIMESTMNTDKMFKELPSRDDNDRNQIFAVIVPKVIPDLNHSKTSKGSSESLKRSVRTSMSSQSIKAGNSESEDSTIKKRLSCDNRIITNSNSGRSSRASINLELQYIDNNHENFNPESPFDLNSDCSSSEDEHLMLLSENGGSKITMQTIPRIDDKKKSDVLKEASQAKTDFGFNKYHNKYANFDNEFSDPNDKENLVNGYSGDNPVYLEKCPKSPKPSLKSLSIKRQHSLEQVSDIFSSSSDVNLQNPAGRVKTPGDLPVAVRKARRDRALQKGRASECNRLSLYDDRMMFGNSL; encoded by the exons atgatGGAAGGTATTCTATCACAGAGAGTAACACCATTACTAAAATGTATGGTGCTATTTCTCTTTATATTCACCGCGAAGGTTTTAACATCGCGACCTCACGACGATTCCTCCCACGAAACCAGGAATAGTATATACCATCAAAAACCAACACACTACGTACGTACCTTTACTAAATACCACCATAGAAGAACAATTCAATGGAATAATGGCCAGGATGCAATATACTGGCCACTGACGCAAGACCAGccgaaaataatagaaaaaagaaGTGTAAATATTCTAGATTCAAATGAGTTGCTTGACGCCGTTGATGAAGAAAATCTATATCAGTTGACTTCTGCATCAGTTAAAAGTAATATAGTAACAGGTGATGAGATATCGCGAAATGTTGCGAATGATGATCAGAAGGGAGTAACTAAACAAGTTAAGAAGTACAAAATTAAACCAGCAATTATTGTAACTGATGCGCCTACTGTAATTGTTCCAACAATATCCTGCTTATATAAGATCCACAGTGTGGCTATGAGTGTAACACCCTCCTATGATGAGGATAAAAATGCGCAATTGGTGGTTGAAAATGAGATATTTG atgCTGGCAACTTATCAGAAACAACTCTGCCAAATGGCGATACTGTTCAAGTAGAACAGTGCACAGATCCAAAAGCATTCTGTTATACTCTTTGGCACCAAGACAATGAAGGGAATATCACTGTTATGGGACAAG GTTGTTGGCGTTCATCTCAAACAGATGGTACCAATAGTTGTGACAAATGTACAAAAGTAACTGCAAGACTGCCCGGGAGCAAATTCTGCTGTTGCACTAAAAGCTTTTGCAATGCTGACTTCA CGTCGCTCAGAGAAGAAACAGCGGTTACGATAAAAGCTGAGTCAACAATGGAAAGCGCAACTCATCCAAACTATTCAAACATCGTAGCATCTGCCATCATAGCTTTAGTAGCAGTTTTGTTAATGGCTATTGTGTTTAGGAAGATGTACTGTAAACGAATGGAGTTGGACAAGGACGATCTTAGCAATGGAGTTGATATAGAGAAAG GAGATGTAATGGGCACTGGACCTGATGCACTGGCGACTGGATTGCTGTGTGTTGATAACTTAACCCTGATCGAACATATAG GTCAAGGCAAATTCGGGTCGGTATGGCGCGGTAGTCTAGCGGGAACCCCCGTGGCTGTCAAGTTGTATTCCTCACCTTCCGCCTGGCATAAGGAAGCCTCCGTGTACGCTATACCACATCTGGCGCATCCGAATATACTACGTTATTATG GTAGTGACAGCCGTGCGTCGCTGACGGGAGGTGGAGCGCGCTCGCAGCTAGTGGTGCTGGAGCTGTGCTGCGAGTCCCTGCGACGGCGATTACAACGCGCTCCTCTGTCGTGGCTAGAGTTCGCTCGCCTGGCTCACGGGCTAGCGGCGGCGCTGGCTCACCTCCACTCGCCCGCGCCTCGCAAGCCGTGCGTGGTTCACCGTGACGTGAACAGCGGAAACGTGCTCGTGGCTCCCGATGGTTCAGCTCGCCTGGCGGATCTGGGATTAGCTCAGCCGTTGATGCCGCGTCGGGACCACACTGCGCCTAGCCGGATCACAGAG GCGGGCACGCTGCGCTACCTGTCGCCTGAGGCGCTGGAGGGCGCGCTGGACCTgagcggcgcgcgcgcggcccTCTGCGCCGTGGACGTGTTCGCGCTGGCGCTGGTGCTGTGGGAGATGCTGTGGCGCTGCAGCGGGGCGCACGCGCGCGTGCCGCCCTACGCGCCGCCCTACCACCACCACGGCCTGCCGCCGCGCCCCACGCTCGCGCAGATGCAG AATCTAGTCTCCCGCAACAAAGCCCGGCCACCGCTACCGAAAGGGCCGGTACCTGATGCCAGAGCGCTCAAGATAGCTTCGGACACTTGTGACGAATGCTGGGATCATGACGCTGAAGCACG CCTAACCGCTGTGTGTGTGGAAGAACGAATGGCTGAACTTAAATTGATGTTGCAAGCTCAAGGACCCGTGATACACGATAACAATTTGCATCCCCACCCTCCTG CCCCCGTCCCATCACCAATAGAATCAGACAAGAACTCTAATTGTATGGTCCGAAACGGTGACGTCACTACACCCCTCTTATACCCCGACCCACATATAGGCAGAAACACCTGTATCGAACgcaatacaaacacaaatacaGAAACACATACCGTCGAACTCATACATAAAAGTCTCAAAGACATAACCGTACAAGAACAGAGACAGACAAATGTAGAGGAAAATTGTCTATCTGTAGCTAGAGGATCTCACATTAGAGTTCAGACTCGAGAAAATTCGGATAGGCTTAACGAAATAAGGTCTTACCAACGGCCATTAGAATACGTTCCAAATGATGTCAGTTCCCACGACATAGACAGAGGTCCTAAAGAAACAAATCTTCTCCAGAATCATAAGGAAAAACAGAAATGGGGTATACGAAAGTTCTTCGAGAAAAAACTAAGCAAGCCAAAAGAAACCGAAGTTAAATTAGATTCGAGTAATGCAGTCCAAAATGCCAAAGTCAGAACATCAGTTATCGACAAACCCAGTAATATAACATTCGATAGACCTTCGAATTTAGTTCTAAGCAATGACAGAACTTTCAACTTCGAGGGACCCTGTACTCTATCACCCCCGAACAAAACTCTGTCACCTACTATGATAATGGAGTCCACAATGAACACAgataaaatgtttaaagaaCTGCCTTCACGTGATGATAACGACAGGAACCAAATTTTCGCAGTCATCGTACCAAAAGTTATACCAGATTTGAATCACAGCAAAACGTCAAAAGGTAGCTCAGAAAGTTTAAAGCGTTCAGTTCGTACATCAATGTCCTCTCAAAGTATCAAAGCGGGTAATTCGGAATCCGAGGATTCGACGATAAAGAAGCGATTGAGTTGCGATAATAGAATCATTACGAATTCAAACAGCGGACGATCGTCTCGAGCTAGTATCAATTTAGAACTTCAATACATTGATAACAATCACGAAAATTTCAACCCTGAAAGTCCATTCGATCTTAATTCAGACTGTTCTAGTAGTGAGGACGAACACCTAATGCTTCTATCCGAGAACGGTGGATCCAAAATAACAATGCAAACAATCCCTCGCATCGACGATAAAAAGAAAAGCGATGTATTAAAAGAGGCGAGTCAAGCTAAAACTGATTTCGGTttcaataaatatcataataaatatgcGAACTTTGACAACGAATTCAGCGATCCCAACGATAAAGAAAATTTAGTAAACGGTTATAGCGGGGACAATCCTGTCTACTTG GAAAAATGCCCAAAATCTCCGAAACCGTCTTTGAAATCTTTATCTATAAAGCGACAACATTCTTTAGAACAAGTTAGCGATATATTCTCGTCATCGAGTGATGTTAATTTACAAAATCCTGCTGGAAGGGTCAAGACACCTGGTGATTTACCCGTAGCTGTTAGAAAAGCCAGGCGAGATAGAGCTCTGCAAAAGGGCAGAGCAAGTGAATGTAATAGATTGAGCTTGTATGACGATAGAATGATGTTTGGCAACAGTTTGTGA